In Bacillus sp. KH172YL63, one genomic interval encodes:
- a CDS encoding sensor histidine kinase, with the protein MFKKSIRNKLIVLLMITTIVPFGSSIIITYLYTKDSMEEQVVKESSNLLYQGKVNLESYINELNGLTLTLYNNPDFINYMRSPGEGDNYLTIGIVKNIVQTILYTGDTINGVRISFADGDRVITATKRSTVVFSNKIKESEWKNFRSAERSPYNMYIEPAYSQEEKNINRSKDIITIHRAFRNVPGEEVLAYISLDISPDKIIDLSRNLYNSDSEEFYLLSSEGEMIYSSDKDVSDDGNNQKWIKRILESNHESGTLEWKEDSFNGVMMYDQLPASAGGWLLVKRVSYGNLYESAFSVAKINILFGVLGLSLVVLATLFVSFKITSPIRILLTHIQEVEKGNMKVQAQSFGPDEIGILGYRFQQMIERINQLINREYKLELENKTNQLKVLQSQINPHFLYNALQSIGTIALKNKVPQIYSLITHLSKIMRYGMNMEEDVVPLRQEINYTNAYLLLQKERFGENLDYHVEMEEGVSDIHVPKMILQPLIENYFKHGFDIREGVGRISLTGYQEGDELVLIVRDNGVGVTEDRLQEIREHFKAAAWNKTGEETNIGLKNVYVRLKLYYDERARLTLENHEDGGFMVTMRLPIRMESEANESNHH; encoded by the coding sequence ATGTTTAAGAAAAGCATTCGCAATAAGTTGATTGTGCTGTTGATGATTACGACGATTGTGCCATTCGGCAGTTCGATCATTATTACATATTTGTATACGAAGGATTCGATGGAGGAGCAGGTGGTGAAGGAGAGCAGCAATCTCCTTTATCAGGGGAAGGTGAATCTTGAGAGCTATATCAATGAGCTCAACGGCCTGACGCTCACACTCTATAATAATCCTGATTTTATTAACTATATGAGGTCACCGGGTGAGGGTGACAATTACTTGACGATCGGCATCGTGAAGAACATTGTGCAAACGATTCTCTACACAGGTGACACGATCAACGGGGTACGCATTTCATTTGCTGATGGTGACCGTGTCATTACGGCCACGAAACGATCGACCGTTGTGTTCTCCAACAAAATCAAGGAGTCGGAATGGAAGAACTTCAGAAGTGCGGAGCGCAGCCCCTATAACATGTATATAGAACCGGCGTACAGCCAGGAAGAGAAGAATATCAACCGTTCGAAGGATATCATCACGATCCACCGGGCTTTCCGGAACGTTCCGGGAGAGGAAGTGCTCGCCTATATCTCACTAGATATTTCCCCGGATAAAATCATTGATCTGAGCAGGAATCTATATAACTCGGATTCTGAGGAATTCTACCTTCTGTCATCGGAGGGGGAAATGATATACAGCTCGGATAAGGACGTTTCCGATGACGGGAATAATCAGAAATGGATCAAGCGGATCCTTGAGTCAAATCATGAATCAGGGACGCTTGAATGGAAGGAAGACTCATTCAACGGCGTGATGATGTATGACCAGCTGCCTGCTTCTGCAGGCGGATGGCTGCTTGTGAAAAGGGTTTCTTATGGGAACCTGTATGAAAGCGCCTTTAGCGTGGCGAAGATCAACATTTTATTCGGGGTACTGGGGTTGAGCCTGGTGGTGCTTGCGACACTGTTCGTTTCCTTTAAGATTACGTCGCCGATCCGTATCCTGCTAACCCATATCCAGGAGGTGGAGAAAGGGAATATGAAGGTTCAGGCCCAGTCATTCGGTCCAGATGAGATCGGGATCCTCGGTTATCGTTTTCAGCAGATGATCGAGAGGATCAATCAACTGATCAACCGTGAGTATAAGCTTGAGCTTGAGAACAAGACGAATCAATTAAAAGTCCTTCAGTCCCAGATCAATCCTCATTTTCTCTATAATGCCCTGCAATCGATCGGAACGATTGCATTGAAGAACAAAGTGCCGCAAATCTACTCCCTGATCACCCACCTTTCGAAAATCATGAGGTACGGGATGAATATGGAGGAGGATGTTGTTCCGTTAAGGCAGGAGATCAATTACACGAACGCCTACCTTCTTTTACAAAAAGAGCGCTTCGGGGAGAACCTCGATTATCACGTCGAAATGGAAGAAGGGGTAAGTGATATCCATGTACCAAAGATGATCCTTCAGCCGCTGATCGAAAATTATTTCAAGCATGGGTTCGATATCCGGGAAGGGGTCGGGCGCATCTCGCTGACAGGCTATCAGGAAGGGGACGAATTGGTTCTGATCGTACGTGATAATGGAGTGGGTGTTACAGAGGACAGGCTACAGGAGATCAGGGAGCATTTTAAAGCGGCTGCATGGAATAAGACCGGTGAAGAGACGAACATCGGTCTGAAGAACGTGTATGTGCGCTTGAAGCTCTATTATGATGAACGGGCCCGCCTCACCCTTGAAAATCATGAAGACGGAGGCTTTATGGTCACCATGAGGCTGCCAATACGAATGGAGAGTGAAGCAAATGAAAGCAATCATCATTGA
- a CDS encoding response regulator transcription factor yields MKAIIIDDEKHVREGLLLLADWEKHAIHTILEAEDGDQAIELITAHRPEIIFTDMRMPRRDGISLLKWLYDSDLKSKTIVVSGYDDFEYMRNAIFYKSFDYILKPIEPDVLNETLDKAVKEWNDQARSRKSLVEDTQVMNEAKPLYWERLFSSLCEKEGISAEMVEKVEHEFGVNITKMQKTIALLPIKPIMMKSFQGDRDLAFFTLINICNELLRKQNDGVCFRNGNKEEELVILFWKDKNLAYLLEEIYTLIYQYSKVFMVMALGQKSKMVNEAYSSALEVYSKHSLLVEKKIVTHEDLEKGPMLHLLDHSNELKWAIRSGSMNQVREQLEEIFSLLDSRHTLSLEQVQVWEDQFEQLRNNWLKEYEIRRQDPFYQGLDYWREDGSFSFRKFKEEKTKEFQELVEMLSQSKYQKEKNNMQRIEEYLQQHYQEEINLQDIADRFYLSREYISRKFKQDYGATITDYVTGIRMDKARKLLANPYLKIYEVAYGVGYGNEKYFSKVFKKYTGHTPNEYRQKANI; encoded by the coding sequence ATGAAAGCAATCATCATTGATGACGAAAAGCATGTACGTGAAGGGTTACTTTTATTGGCTGATTGGGAAAAGCACGCCATCCACACGATCCTGGAGGCAGAAGACGGGGACCAGGCCATCGAATTGATCACCGCGCACAGGCCGGAGATTATCTTCACCGATATGAGGATGCCGAGGCGTGACGGGATATCACTCCTGAAGTGGCTGTACGATTCAGATCTTAAAAGCAAAACGATCGTCGTCAGCGGATATGATGATTTTGAATATATGAGAAACGCGATTTTCTATAAAAGCTTCGATTATATCCTGAAGCCGATCGAGCCGGATGTGTTGAATGAAACGTTGGATAAAGCGGTGAAGGAATGGAACGACCAGGCCCGTTCAAGGAAATCTCTTGTTGAGGATACACAGGTGATGAACGAAGCCAAGCCCCTTTATTGGGAAAGGCTGTTTTCAAGCCTTTGCGAGAAGGAAGGCATTTCAGCAGAGATGGTGGAGAAGGTTGAGCACGAGTTCGGCGTAAACATCACCAAGATGCAAAAGACCATCGCCCTCCTGCCGATCAAGCCGATCATGATGAAGTCTTTCCAGGGAGACCGGGATCTTGCCTTTTTCACACTCATCAATATATGCAATGAACTGCTCAGAAAGCAGAATGACGGGGTCTGCTTCAGGAATGGAAACAAGGAAGAAGAGCTGGTGATTCTTTTCTGGAAAGATAAGAACCTCGCGTATTTGTTGGAAGAGATATATACATTGATCTATCAGTATAGCAAAGTCTTCATGGTCATGGCATTGGGACAGAAGTCGAAAATGGTGAATGAGGCATACAGTTCTGCGCTTGAAGTATATTCGAAGCACAGTTTGCTCGTAGAGAAGAAGATTGTCACACATGAAGATCTCGAGAAAGGACCGATGCTTCATTTATTGGATCACTCCAATGAACTGAAATGGGCGATCCGCTCAGGGAGCATGAATCAGGTCCGGGAGCAGCTGGAAGAAATCTTCTCCCTGTTGGACAGTAGGCATACACTGTCCCTTGAACAGGTTCAGGTATGGGAGGATCAGTTCGAGCAATTAAGGAATAACTGGCTGAAAGAATATGAAATCAGGCGTCAGGATCCCTTCTACCAAGGCCTGGATTATTGGCGGGAGGACGGGTCGTTTTCATTCCGGAAATTCAAAGAGGAAAAAACGAAGGAATTTCAAGAGCTTGTCGAGATGCTGAGTCAGTCGAAGTATCAAAAGGAAAAGAATAATATGCAGCGGATTGAAGAATATCTGCAGCAGCATTATCAGGAGGAAATCAACCTTCAGGATATCGCCGACCGGTTCTACTTGAGCAGGGAATATATCTCCCGGAAGTTCAAGCAGGATTATGGGGCGACGATCACCGATTATGTGACGGGTATCCGGATGGATAAGGCCAGAAAGCTGCTGGCAAATCCATATTTGAAAATATATGAAGTGGCTTACGGTGTGGGATATGGAAATGAAAAATATTTCAGTAAAGTATTCAAGAAATATACCGGACATACGCCAAATGAATACAGGCAAAAAGCAAACATATGA
- a CDS encoding Gfo/Idh/MocA family protein has protein sequence MTKLRMGVIGVGGIAQTRHIPTFIKLSDSVTIEAISDINPVTAKTVAETFNIPHVFADYREMFDHVDAVTICTPNKFHADISIAALKAGLHVFCEKPMAMTPLECERMIEAAEESGKVLAIAYHYRFMKDSRAAKRVIMENEIGEPMVARARAIRRRKVPGWGVFTNKELQGGGSLIDYGCHFLDLSLWLLGNPAPVEVSGTAYNKLSRMPDQVNQWGDFDKEGFEVDDHVTAYIKFDNGASMLFETSWSANVKSDEESMSISGETGGIDLFPFQMNQMKHGMLLNSEADWIPGEEDPSIPQAENFINSCLGKEELIVKPAEAMQVSQIIDAIYKSSETGQSIRLK, from the coding sequence ATGACCAAGCTTCGAATGGGTGTGATCGGTGTAGGGGGCATTGCCCAAACCCGACACATCCCCACATTTATTAAACTATCAGATTCTGTAACGATTGAAGCGATCAGTGATATCAACCCTGTCACTGCCAAAACGGTGGCAGAGACATTCAACATCCCCCATGTGTTCGCGGATTACCGGGAGATGTTCGATCATGTGGATGCGGTTACGATCTGTACGCCGAATAAGTTTCATGCTGACATCTCGATCGCCGCACTGAAAGCCGGGCTGCACGTATTTTGTGAGAAACCGATGGCCATGACGCCCCTTGAATGTGAGCGCATGATAGAGGCTGCCGAAGAGTCCGGGAAAGTCCTTGCGATCGCTTATCATTATCGCTTCATGAAAGACTCCCGTGCGGCGAAACGTGTCATCATGGAAAATGAAATCGGCGAGCCGATGGTGGCGCGTGCCAGAGCGATCAGACGCAGGAAAGTGCCGGGCTGGGGTGTATTCACCAATAAGGAACTCCAAGGCGGCGGCAGTCTGATCGACTACGGCTGTCACTTCCTTGATCTCTCACTGTGGCTGCTCGGAAACCCGGCGCCGGTGGAAGTCAGCGGGACGGCATATAACAAGCTTAGCAGAATGCCAGATCAAGTGAATCAGTGGGGAGACTTCGATAAAGAAGGCTTTGAGGTGGATGATCATGTGACCGCCTATATCAAGTTTGATAACGGGGCATCCATGCTGTTCGAAACGTCATGGTCAGCCAATGTGAAGAGTGATGAAGAAAGCATGAGCATCTCGGGTGAAACCGGCGGGATCGATCTATTCCCATTCCAGATGAACCAAATGAAGCACGGCATGCTCCTGAACAGCGAAGCGGACTGGATCCCGGGGGAAGAGGACCCGAGCATCCCGCAAGCCGAGAACTTCATCAACAGCTGCCTCGGAAAAGAGGAGCTTATCGTGAAGCCTGCAGAAGCGATGCAAGTATCTCAAATCATCGATGCCATTTATAAAAGCAGTGAAACCGGACAGAGCATCCGGTTGAAATAG
- a CDS encoding carbohydrate ABC transporter permease — translation MGNRYTKTTFVLEIIGIVIGLIFLIPFYFVLINSVKPFAAILIDAAAWPKEFVFSNYAKVWEVINFPRAFWNSLVITVFSNIGLVIISSMAAWKMVRTPGKFSKILFVVFVSAMVIPFQTVMIPLMKVGGTLGLTNSIPGLIIMYFGFGVPLSLFLYHGFVKTVPIEIEESAMIDGCSQFGVFWRIVFPLLKPITVTVIILNTLWIWNDYLLPLLVLQDAELRTIPLAASSFFAQYTKQWDMGLAALVLGITPIIIFFLFLQKHIIKGIASGSIK, via the coding sequence ATGGGCAATCGCTATACGAAGACAACATTTGTATTAGAGATCATCGGGATTGTGATCGGGCTCATTTTCCTTATCCCTTTCTACTTCGTATTGATCAACTCTGTGAAGCCTTTCGCTGCCATCTTGATCGATGCGGCGGCCTGGCCGAAGGAATTTGTGTTTTCTAACTATGCGAAGGTGTGGGAAGTCATCAATTTCCCCCGTGCCTTCTGGAACTCCCTTGTCATCACGGTGTTCAGTAACATTGGCCTGGTGATCATCAGTTCGATGGCAGCCTGGAAAATGGTCCGTACACCAGGGAAATTCAGCAAGATCCTGTTTGTAGTATTTGTTTCTGCAATGGTCATCCCGTTCCAGACGGTGATGATTCCACTGATGAAGGTCGGAGGGACGCTTGGACTTACGAACAGCATTCCCGGATTGATTATCATGTACTTCGGTTTCGGGGTACCGCTGTCCTTGTTCTTGTATCACGGATTTGTGAAAACAGTTCCGATTGAAATTGAAGAATCAGCAATGATCGATGGATGCAGTCAGTTTGGTGTGTTTTGGAGAATCGTGTTCCCGTTATTGAAACCGATTACGGTGACAGTCATCATTCTGAATACACTGTGGATCTGGAATGACTACCTGCTGCCACTTCTTGTGTTACAGGATGCGGAACTGCGTACGATCCCGCTTGCAGCAAGTTCATTCTTTGCACAGTATACGAAACAGTGGGATATGGGTCTTGCGGCGCTGGTGCTCGGCATTACGCCAATCATCATATTCTTCCTATTCTTACAGAAGCATATCATCAAAGGAATTGCTTCAGGTTCCATCAAGTAG
- a CDS encoding ABC transporter substrate-binding protein, with product MKRILLLCMSLVLVFGIIAGCSSKDKSNSSGGESGSGDDVVTLNFFQFKVEIADQLQEMINEFEAEHPNIKVKLETVGGGADYGAALKAKFASGEEPDIFNNGGFKELELWKEKLADLSGEPWVEHVLPIGKVPMTDEDGKLYGMPVNLEGYGFVYNKDLFEKAGITEAPATIDELKDAAKKLEAKKITPFSAGYGEWWVIGQHLLNIPFAQQEDPEAFIAGLYDGSEKIVGNEKFKQFKEVLDTELKYANDNPLTTDYNTQVTLFASGETAMLQQGNWTENMITEINPEINMGFLPIPVSNDDSADRLPVGVPNNWVLNKNSEHLEEAKTFLNWMVSSETGKRYITEEFAFIPAFDNIEPNGLGDLGESILEYSKAEKTIPWTWFRWPDGANKEFAATIQEYAAGKIDYDTVLERFQQTWDNLK from the coding sequence ATGAAACGTATTTTGTTACTTTGTATGTCTTTAGTATTGGTGTTTGGAATCATTGCAGGTTGTTCATCTAAAGATAAGTCAAACAGTTCTGGTGGAGAGTCAGGATCAGGTGATGATGTTGTCACACTTAATTTCTTCCAATTCAAGGTAGAGATTGCTGATCAATTGCAAGAAATGATCAACGAATTCGAAGCTGAACATCCGAATATCAAGGTCAAGCTTGAAACAGTTGGTGGAGGTGCCGATTACGGTGCAGCACTGAAAGCGAAATTCGCTTCTGGGGAAGAGCCTGATATTTTCAACAATGGTGGTTTCAAAGAGCTAGAGCTTTGGAAAGAGAAGCTTGCTGATCTTTCAGGTGAGCCTTGGGTTGAGCATGTTCTTCCTATCGGTAAAGTTCCGATGACAGATGAAGACGGTAAGCTGTATGGTATGCCTGTCAACCTTGAAGGATATGGATTTGTTTACAACAAAGATTTATTCGAAAAAGCAGGAATCACTGAGGCTCCTGCAACGATTGATGAGTTAAAAGATGCTGCGAAGAAACTTGAAGCAAAGAAAATCACTCCGTTCTCAGCTGGTTACGGTGAGTGGTGGGTAATCGGTCAGCATTTACTGAACATTCCTTTTGCTCAACAGGAAGATCCTGAAGCGTTCATCGCCGGTCTATATGATGGATCTGAGAAAATCGTCGGTAATGAAAAGTTTAAGCAGTTCAAAGAAGTTCTGGACACAGAGCTTAAATATGCAAACGATAATCCTTTAACAACGGATTACAACACGCAAGTCACGCTATTCGCTTCTGGTGAAACAGCGATGCTTCAACAAGGTAACTGGACTGAGAACATGATCACTGAAATCAATCCTGAGATCAACATGGGCTTCCTTCCAATCCCTGTAAGCAATGACGACAGTGCAGACCGCCTGCCGGTCGGTGTACCGAATAACTGGGTACTGAACAAGAACTCTGAGCACCTTGAAGAAGCGAAAACATTCTTAAACTGGATGGTATCTTCTGAAACAGGCAAGCGCTACATCACGGAAGAATTCGCGTTCATCCCGGCATTTGATAATATCGAGCCGAACGGTCTTGGTGACCTTGGAGAGTCAATCCTTGAGTACTCTAAAGCGGAGAAAACGATTCCTTGGACTTGGTTCAGATGGCCGGATGGAGCAAACAAAGAGTTTGCTGCGACAATCCAGGAGTATGCCGCTGGAAAAATCGATTACGACACTGTACTTGAGCGATTCCAACAAACTTGGGATAACTTGAAGTAA
- a CDS encoding sugar phosphate isomerase/epimerase family protein, which produces MKLGVFTVLFSQKNLDEMLDYVKEAGLNAVEIGTGGYPGNAHCDLDALLESEEKRKEYAEKVSSRGLEISAFSCHGNPISPDAAFAAESHEALQKTIKLAGLMNVPVVNCFSGTAGDHEEAKHPNWPVSPWPNEYGDILKWQWEEKLIPYWKEMGKLAQDNQVKIGLELHGGFLVHTPYTLLKLREETCEAIGANLDPSHLWWQGIDPVAAIKILGKENAIHHFHAKDTYIDQDNVNMYGLTDMQPYGSIQTRAWSFRSVGCGHSLQEWSDMMSALRTFGYDYVVSIEHEDPIMSIEEGFARAVKNLKSILIEEQPSDMWWV; this is translated from the coding sequence ATGAAACTTGGTGTATTTACGGTATTATTTTCTCAGAAGAACCTTGATGAAATGCTTGACTATGTGAAAGAAGCGGGACTGAACGCAGTGGAAATCGGGACGGGTGGATACCCTGGGAATGCCCATTGTGATCTGGACGCCCTTTTGGAAAGCGAAGAAAAGAGAAAAGAATATGCAGAGAAAGTGTCATCGAGGGGGCTTGAAATCAGTGCCTTCAGCTGCCACGGCAATCCGATTTCACCAGATGCGGCGTTTGCGGCCGAGTCCCATGAAGCCCTTCAAAAAACGATCAAGCTTGCCGGATTGATGAACGTTCCGGTCGTCAACTGCTTTTCCGGGACTGCCGGGGATCATGAAGAGGCGAAGCACCCGAACTGGCCGGTATCTCCTTGGCCGAACGAATATGGGGATATCCTGAAATGGCAGTGGGAAGAAAAGCTGATCCCATACTGGAAAGAGATGGGCAAGCTTGCACAAGACAATCAGGTGAAGATCGGTCTCGAGCTTCACGGAGGCTTCCTTGTCCATACGCCTTATACGTTGCTGAAGCTTCGTGAAGAAACATGTGAAGCGATCGGGGCAAATCTTGATCCGAGTCATCTATGGTGGCAAGGAATCGACCCGGTTGCAGCCATCAAGATCCTTGGTAAAGAAAATGCGATCCATCATTTCCATGCCAAAGACACGTATATCGACCAGGATAACGTGAATATGTACGGTCTGACGGATATGCAGCCATACGGCAGCATCCAAACAAGGGCCTGGTCATTCCGTTCTGTCGGATGCGGACACAGCCTGCAGGAATGGTCCGATATGATGAGTGCCCTGCGCACCTTTGGCTACGATTATGTGGTCAGCATCGAACATGAAGACCCGATTATGTCGATTGAAGAAGGATTCGCACGTGCAGTCAAGAACTTAAAATCGATCCTGATCGAAGAACAGCCTTCGGATATGTGGTGGGTGTAG
- a CDS encoding carbohydrate ABC transporter permease has protein sequence METKIQTGAVSTDAQLKAVTKKKFKYKGLLTYAAFVGPALLFFLVIQILPFLMGVYYSFTSWNGVSSVVEWVGFDNYKKIFTDDKTFFNSFMFTTKFMFAAVIISNLIGFGFALLLNAALKTRNILRTVFFIPNVIGGLLLGFIWQFIFVKGFASLGNMTDIGFFKMPWLGDETTAFWGIVIVFAWQISGYMMVIYVAALQGVDNSLLEAAKMDGASNWTLLTKIIIPLILPAFTICFFLTISMAFKIFDLNISLTGGGPFNSTQSVAINIYQEAFQNNRYGLGTAKSILFFVVVAVFTTIQVMITKKKEVEA, from the coding sequence GTGGAAACGAAGATTCAGACTGGAGCAGTAAGCACAGATGCTCAATTAAAGGCTGTGACGAAGAAGAAGTTTAAGTATAAGGGCTTGCTGACGTATGCTGCCTTTGTAGGACCGGCACTTTTGTTTTTCTTAGTGATACAGATCTTGCCTTTCTTGATGGGGGTCTATTATTCTTTTACTTCATGGAATGGTGTCAGCTCGGTTGTCGAGTGGGTTGGATTTGATAACTACAAGAAGATATTCACGGACGATAAGACTTTCTTTAATTCATTTATGTTCACGACGAAGTTTATGTTTGCAGCTGTGATCATCAGTAACTTGATCGGATTTGGGTTTGCGCTGCTTCTGAATGCAGCGTTGAAGACGCGGAACATTCTGCGTACGGTGTTTTTCATTCCAAACGTTATTGGCGGATTGCTGCTTGGGTTCATCTGGCAGTTCATCTTCGTTAAAGGGTTCGCGTCTCTTGGCAATATGACGGATATCGGATTCTTTAAAATGCCGTGGCTGGGTGATGAAACGACGGCTTTCTGGGGGATTGTCATCGTATTTGCATGGCAGATCTCAGGTTACATGATGGTCATCTATGTGGCAGCTCTGCAAGGGGTGGATAATTCACTGTTAGAAGCAGCGAAGATGGATGGTGCATCCAATTGGACGCTTTTGACCAAGATCATCATCCCATTGATTCTGCCGGCATTTACGATTTGTTTCTTCCTGACGATTTCAATGGCCTTTAAAATATTCGATCTGAATATTTCCCTGACAGGCGGAGGGCCTTTCAATTCTACACAATCTGTTGCGATCAATATTTATCAGGAAGCATTCCAGAATAACCGCTATGGTCTTGGAACAGCAAAATCAATTCTGTTCTTTGTGGTAGTGGCCGTGTTTACGACGATTCAGGTCATGATAACGAAGAAGAAAGAGGTTGAGGCATAA
- a CDS encoding Gfo/Idh/MocA family protein has protein sequence MDKLKIGVIGCGSIAKHRHLPEYANNENVEVVAVCDIVEERAWKIADAVGAKAYTNYKELLANVDVEAVSVCTPNYLHAPISIDALNAGKHVLCEKPMATSSEEAQSMIDAAAKNGRKLMIAHNQRFVPSHQKARELIARGEVGKIYSFRSAFGHGGPEGWSADGKDSWFFKKEEAFIGAMGDLGVHKTDLLRYILGEEFSEVGAFIETSAKENATVDDTAVCVLKTESGTIGTLAASWSYVSKEDNSTIIYGEKAILRLEDDPVNSLIIQYATGEVVKYELGGIQTNDEGGQKNSRVIDQFVQSILHDEEPPVSGEEGKKSLEVVLSALESSETKRIVKLS, from the coding sequence ATGGATAAATTGAAAATCGGCGTCATCGGATGTGGAAGCATCGCAAAGCACCGTCATTTACCGGAGTATGCAAACAATGAGAATGTTGAAGTGGTGGCAGTATGTGACATCGTCGAAGAAAGAGCGTGGAAAATCGCAGATGCTGTTGGAGCGAAAGCCTATACCAACTATAAAGAGTTGCTTGCAAATGTCGATGTGGAAGCTGTGAGTGTATGTACGCCAAACTATCTGCATGCACCGATCTCCATCGATGCTTTGAACGCAGGAAAGCATGTACTGTGTGAAAAGCCGATGGCAACATCAAGTGAAGAAGCCCAATCCATGATCGATGCCGCTGCGAAAAACGGCAGAAAGCTGATGATTGCCCACAATCAACGTTTCGTCCCATCCCACCAAAAAGCGAGAGAACTGATCGCTCGCGGTGAAGTCGGCAAGATCTACAGCTTCAGATCTGCATTCGGTCACGGTGGACCGGAAGGATGGAGCGCAGACGGCAAGGACAGCTGGTTCTTCAAGAAGGAAGAGGCTTTCATCGGCGCGATGGGTGACCTTGGTGTCCATAAAACAGACCTGTTAAGATATATCCTCGGTGAAGAATTTTCAGAAGTCGGTGCATTCATCGAAACGAGCGCAAAGGAAAATGCCACCGTCGATGATACGGCGGTCTGTGTATTGAAAACAGAGAGCGGCACGATCGGGACACTGGCGGCGAGCTGGTCCTATGTGTCAAAAGAGGACAACTCTACGATCATTTACGGGGAAAAAGCGATTCTCCGCCTGGAGGACGATCCGGTGAATTCCCTTATCATCCAATATGCCACAGGTGAAGTCGTGAAATATGAGCTTGGCGGCATCCAGACAAATGATGAAGGCGGTCAGAAGAATTCCCGTGTGATCGATCAGTTTGTTCAAAGTATCCTGCATGATGAAGAGCCGCCTGTATCAGGTGAAGAAGGAAAGAAATCGTTGGAAGTCGTATTATCCGCGCTTGAATCCAGTGAAACGAAGAGAATTGTAAAACTATCATAG
- a CDS encoding ThuA domain-containing protein: MLNVTVWNENRHEQKNPKVREVYPEGIHGAIASFLGEASFNVKTATLDENEHGLTDDVLNGTDVLIWWGHIAHEEVSDEVVERVKQRVLDGMGLIVLHSGHFSKIFKTLMGTSCDLKWREADEKERIWIVDPSHPITAGLGEYIELEKEEMYGEHFDIPAPDQLVMVSWFEGGEVFRSGCTYQRGNGKVFYFRPGHETYPTYYNENIQKVIVNAVNWASPVDRARPVYGNAKPLEEIKGSN, encoded by the coding sequence ATGTTAAACGTAACTGTATGGAATGAAAATCGTCATGAACAAAAGAATCCAAAGGTGAGAGAAGTGTATCCAGAAGGCATTCACGGAGCCATCGCATCTTTTCTTGGAGAAGCGTCATTCAATGTGAAAACGGCTACACTGGACGAAAATGAGCATGGTTTGACAGATGACGTGCTGAATGGGACTGACGTATTGATCTGGTGGGGGCATATCGCCCATGAAGAAGTTTCAGACGAAGTCGTTGAGCGGGTAAAGCAGCGCGTACTGGACGGGATGGGGTTGATTGTTCTTCATTCAGGCCACTTCTCAAAAATCTTCAAAACGCTGATGGGTACTTCATGCGACCTGAAATGGCGTGAAGCAGATGAGAAGGAGCGGATCTGGATTGTTGACCCAAGTCATCCGATCACTGCCGGTCTTGGAGAATATATTGAGCTTGAAAAAGAAGAGATGTATGGCGAGCATTTTGACATCCCTGCACCGGATCAGCTTGTGATGGTCAGCTGGTTCGAGGGCGGAGAAGTGTTCAGGAGCGGATGCACGTATCAGCGTGGGAACGGGAAAGTATTCTACTTCCGTCCTGGTCATGAAACGTATCCTACTTACTACAATGAAAATATCCAAAAGGTTATCGTCAATGCAGTGAACTGGGCATCCCCGGTTGATCGTGCAAGACCTGTATACGGAAATGCCAAGCCCCTTGAAGAAATCAAAGGATCAAACTAA